Genomic DNA from Spirochaetaceae bacterium:
GTGCGCTGGTCGGACCCCGGCTCCTTCCTGGCCGAACGCGGCAGGCGCACGGTTACCATCCCGACCTCCGGTCGGGTCATGTTCCGGACGGTCACCGACGACGGCGCCGACGAGCCGAACGGCTCGGTGGGGGTCACCGTCGAAAGTGGCCGCGGTTACGTGGTTGGTATGCCCGACTCCGCGCGGGTGTCCGTTACCGACAACGCCCCAAGCGCCGCGGCCGCCCCCCCTCCGGCGCCGCGGCCGCGGCGCGAAGACCTGCCGCTGGCGAACATCACGGCATCGACGTCCTCCGTAACCGAGGGCGACTCCATAGTGTACACCATGACGCTGGAGCCGCCGCCCAAGTACAAGAGCGCCGGGATCAAACTGCAGCGCGGCGAGGTCAAGGTATCGTTGAACTGGTTTTACGAAGCCCACATCTTCGCCGAACCACCGCCGAACCCGGTCACGTTCAGCCCCGATGTCGACCGCGTTTCGTTCACGGTCCAAACCGTGAACGACGATGTGTACAACGTAAACTGCAGCATAATTGCAGAAATCGCCGGCTCCGGCGTCAACTACTGGTACGGCGACGACTCAGGTGTCAAGGTCATGGTCAAGGAAGACGAGCCGAGGGTGAGCATCAAGGCATCGCATTCTTCCGTGACCGAGGGCGACAGCATTGTGTACACGGTGACCGGGGAGCCCGCGCCTGCGTCCGAAACGGCGGTGAGGCTGAATTGGTACCGCCAACACAACTTCACCACATCACCACCGACGTCGGTCACGTTCAACGCCGGCGACGCCAGTGTTTCGTTCACGATCCAAACCGTCGACGACAACACACCCTTCCGAGACCGGTCGGTGAAAGGCGAAGTTGTCAGCAAGCGCGGCATCGACACGTACGGGTCCGGCGAGCACTCCTACGTGACCATCAAGGACGACGACTGATCGACCATCACGATCCCGAGTGGCCGGTTGTCCGCGTGGAGTCGCGTCGGTTACCCCACCTCCGACAGCGGGCGGCTCGAGCAAGGGGGCTCTGACGGACGAGGGCAGGGCGAAGCGCTGCCGGGCGCCATCGGAAGCGGCGGCGCCGAACTCCCCCGGCAACAGCCGAACCGATAATCCGCAACCCGCGCACGACCTGCCGCTGACGCTGCTGCGCATGGACTACGCTGCCGGCCCTGCCGCCTGATCGATCATCACCATCCCCTGCGGCTTCAGCGGCGAACGGCGCCGAACGTGACCGGGTGGCCGGCGATGGCGGCCTGGTGGGTGGCGGCCCCGGCCGGCGCGGAGCGGTAGCACACCTCCGTCGCCAGCACCTCGGCGGCGAGCAATGTCTCGTGGGTCTGCAAGGCCGAGGCCACCGGCTCGGCGGCAGCGACGTAGAGGGTGATGCGGTCGGCAATCGCGAAGCCTGACTCGCGGCGCAGGTTGTTGATCATGTGCACCGCCTCGCGCACCATCCCCTCCGCGCGCAGCTCGGGGGTCAGCTCCTTGAGCACGCCGACCTGGCAGCCCGGTTCGGCGGCGATGGCGTAGGCCTCGCGCGGGGCGGTCTCCACCACCAGGTCGGCCGCCTGCAGTTCGAATTCGCCGACCCGGACCGGACCGCCCGATGCCGCCTGCGCCGCTACGGCGGATGCCTCGGCGGCGGCGATGGCCGCCGTTACCTCATTCATGCGGCGTCCGAAGCGCGGTCCCAGGGCCCTGAAGTTGGGCTTGACGGTGGCCGCCGTGAGGCCGCCCACCTCCGCCGCGAGCCGCACGCGCTTCACGTTCAGCTCGTCGAGGAGCTGTGCGCGGATCACGGGGAGGCGCTCCTGCTCCTGCTCGCTGTCCAGGTCCACCACCAGCTCGGCGAGCGGCTGCCGCACGCGCAGGTTGGCGCCCGCCCGTGCAGAGCGGCCGAGGCGTGACAGCCGCATGGCGAGGTTGGTGGCCGCCGATAGTCCCTCGTCGATCAGCGCTTCGTCGGCCCGCGGCCAGTCGCACAGATGCACGCTCGCCGGAGCATCGGGCACCCGCTCGGCCACGAGGTTGCGGTATATCGCCTCCGCGATGAACGGGGTGAACGGCGCAAGCAGCTTCACCAGCGTGGTCAGGCACTCGTACAGGGTCTGGTAGGCGGCGCACTTGTCGGCGCCGAACAGGGTCAGGAACGTTTGGATCTTCCGAACCATGCCGGTGGGTGCCGGCTTGTCGGGGGACTGGGTGTCCTGCTCGCCGCGCCAGAAGCGGCGCCGGCTGCGGCGCACGTACCAGTTGGAGAGCGCGTCCACGAACCGTTCCAGCACGGTGGCCGCCGTCTCGGGGCGCCAGGTTTCCAGCGCCGTGGTGACTGCACGGATCGTCTGGTGCAGTTCCGACCGGATCCAGCGGTCCAGCTCGGTGAACACGGCGACCTCGGCATAGCCCCCGTCGACGGTGACCGGCTGCCAGCCGTCGATGTTGGCGTAGTTCACGAAAAAGGAGTACACGTTCCAGATCGGGATGTGGAACTGGCGGCGTACCTCGTCGCCGGGAGCGTAGCCGAAGTTGAGGTTGTTGGCCGGGGTGTGGCGCAGGTACATCCAGCGCATCACGTCGACGCCCATCTGGTCGGCGGCGTCCTCGAACCAGATGGCGTTGCCCTTGCTCTTGTGCATTTCGTCGCCATGCTCGTCGCGCAGCAGGGCGTAGGTGAAGCAGGCCCGGAACGGCTCGGTCTGCTCCAGGGTGGCGCTCATCGCCAGCAGCGAGTAGAACCAGTTGCGGAACTGCCCCGGAAACGACTCCGAGATCCAGTCGGCCGGGAACCACTCGCGCCAGTGCTCGCGGTCGTGGCGGTAGCCGATGGTCGAGAACGGCACGATGCCGGCATCCAGCCACGGGTTGCCGACGTCGCGGATGCGGGACATCTTCTCGCCGCAGGAAGAGCACTCGATCTTGACGGCGTCGATCCACGGCCGGTGCGGCGAGTGGCCGGCGAACTCGTCCCAGCCCTCCACCGCGCGCTCCTCCAACTCATGCTCGCTGCCGATCACCTCGAAGCTGGCGCAGGAATCGCAGGTCCAGATCGGCAGCGCCAGGCCCCAGTAGCGCTTCTTGGAGATCATCCAGTCGTGCATGTTGCGCAGCCAGTCCAGCTCGCGCTCCAGCCCGAACGCCGGGATCCAGCGCACCTTGCGGGTGATCTCCATCATGGTGTGGCGCAACTCGTCCATGGAGATGAACCACTCGTCCACCACCCGGAACACCAGCTCGCTGTTGCAGCGCCAGCAGAACGGATAGCGGTGCCGGTGCTCCTCGGTGCAGTACAGCAGCCCCTTGCCCTCCAGGTCGGC
This window encodes:
- a CDS encoding class I tRNA ligase family protein, translated to MATDPPVGGVFSPVTPRVDFVALEQELLRWWDEAGIVGRYLRRNEASERRHSFIDGPITANNPMGVHHAWGRTYKDLFLRWRTMQGYRQRYQNGFDGQGLWVEVEVEKEKGFTSKHDIEAYGIGRFVEECKERVRKYAAIQTKQSQRLGYWMDWDDSYHTMSDENNYTIWHFLKRCHENGWLYRGTDSMPWCARCGTGLSQHEIVTEGYQDVTHTAVYVRLPLTDLKGRADNESLLVWTTTPWTLTANVAAAVHPEHRYVRARVGNEIVYLGKERIELLTELAGAMQVRPEDSELANPLEQLGVSDLLGVETAGEALGVGVEVLEELPGSALIGRTYRGPFDDLAAQRGVEHRVIPWDEVGEQEGTAIVHIAPGAGPEDFALGKEHGLAVVAPLDENGYYVDGFGWLTGQSVFEVRERIFADLEGKGLLYCTEEHRHRYPFCWRCNSELVFRVVDEWFISMDELRHTMMEITRKVRWIPAFGLERELDWLRNMHDWMISKKRYWGLALPIWTCDSCASFEVIGSEHELEERAVEGWDEFAGHSPHRPWIDAVKIECSSCGEKMSRIRDVGNPWLDAGIVPFSTIGYRHDREHWREWFPADWISESFPGQFRNWFYSLLAMSATLEQTEPFRACFTYALLRDEHGDEMHKSKGNAIWFEDAADQMGVDVMRWMYLRHTPANNLNFGYAPGDEVRRQFHIPIWNVYSFFVNYANIDGWQPVTVDGGYAEVAVFTELDRWIRSELHQTIRAVTTALETWRPETAATVLERFVDALSNWYVRRSRRRFWRGEQDTQSPDKPAPTGMVRKIQTFLTLFGADKCAAYQTLYECLTTLVKLLAPFTPFIAEAIYRNLVAERVPDAPASVHLCDWPRADEALIDEGLSAATNLAMRLSRLGRSARAGANLRVRQPLAELVVDLDSEQEQERLPVIRAQLLDELNVKRVRLAAEVGGLTAATVKPNFRALGPRFGRRMNEVTAAIAAAEASAVAAQAASGGPVRVGEFELQAADLVVETAPREAYAIAAEPGCQVGVLKELTPELRAEGMVREAVHMINNLRRESGFAIADRITLYVAAAEPVASALQTHETLLAAEVLATEVCYRSAPAGAATHQAAIAGHPVTFGAVRR